Proteins from one Hoplias malabaricus isolate fHopMal1 chromosome 2, fHopMal1.hap1, whole genome shotgun sequence genomic window:
- the LOC136673922 gene encoding uncharacterized protein, with product MEAMDPYTHVYMQPEAAVRMPSKFDGQLPVRKTFKPAGFLTSGLHDKGFRVNSYCQGLLRSYNPLPREKCHREMSSVSEHPCGTVKNSVNESLLSLPADHYANTRTPRYGPKEHVKDVWILYSPPALTTPDSLHKEADAVALKAEDEKSAFSGQKLDNPSGPCSVEGINGQVMTRARKRRLLAEEAGKGSELLSEIFQPGKESSVDPSHDSPRASSCSVRKQLLNSSEEQEGSSAREKLSRRPTRQLKKRTQYGSDASDDPGCKPLKKRKMSRRR from the coding sequence ATGGAAGCTATGGACCCGTACACACACGTGTATATGCAGCCAGAGGCTGCAGTGAGAATGCCATCAAAGTTCGATGGTCAACTTCCAGTCAGAAAAACCTTCAAACCTGCAGGATTCCTGACCAGTGGACTTCATGACAAGGGCTTTAGGGTCAACTCCTACTGCCAAGGTCTACTTCGCTCATACAATCCTTTACCAAGAGAGAAATGTCACAGGGAAATGTCAAGCGTGTCTGAACATCCATGTGGTACAGTCAAGAACAGCGTAAATGAAAGCCTGCTTTCCCTCCCGGCTGACCACTACGCAAACACCAGGACACCGAGATATGGCCCTAAAGAGCATGTGAAGGATGTGTGGATTCTGTACAGTCCACCAGCTCTGACTACTCCTGACTCTTTACACAAGGAAGCTGATGCAGTGGCTCTGAAGGCTGAGGATGAGAAGAGTGCTTTCAGTGGACAGAAACTGGACAATCCCAGTGGTCCCTGTTCAGTTGAGGGGATAAACGGACAGGTCATGACTCGAGCCCGAAAACGACGGCTTCTCGCAGAGGAGGCTGGGAAAGGCAGCGAGCTCCTTTCAGAAATTTTCCAACCAGGCAAAGAGAGCTCCGTCGACCCTAGCCACGACTCTCCCCGCGCCTCCAGCTGTTCAGTCCGAAAACAACTACTGAACTCATCGGAGGAACAGGAGGGATCCTCAGCGAGAGAGAAACTCTCACGCAGACCCACAAGGCAACTCAAAAAGCGAACACAGTATGGAAGTGACGCCAGTGATGACCCAGGCTGTAAACCTCTtaagaagaggaagatgagcAGGAGGCGATAA